TTCATTGCCGCCATAAGCGCTTGGTCAATAGTTCCAACGGCAAAAGGAGCCAGAATTCCTCGCTTTTTGGAATCAAACCAAGACTTACCAACTTTGGCATCTTCACCAAAAGCGTCTTCTTCGAGCCAAGCTGAACTATGCAACAACTTTAAGCAATACGAGGATTCTTCGCCTACGATTTTTTCGAGAAACAACTGCACGCGTTCATAAATTTTATTAGATGTCAACTGAGTCGGAAGACCAAAATAAATTCCAGAAGCAAGACCTTTTTCAAGCATTTTATAAGCCGCATAAAGAGCCGCTTCAGTTTTTCCTAAGCCCATCGGAGCTTCCAAAACATAAACTCCGGGAGAAGAAACAGATTCAAAAAGATCCGACTGAATTTTTCTAGGAGAAAATCCAAAAATATCTTCGAATTGGAGTCCTTTCTTTATAGAAAGTGGAATAAAACCAGCATTATGGACAGCCCTATGAGCAATCTTTTTCAAATCATCTTTACTATAAGAATGATTTTGCTGAATATTGCCAAAATAACCACCAGAAGCAAGCCAGTCTGCAACAGTAATGAAACCACCTATAACACAAGCCTGCTTCCATTCGTTTAAATTATTTGAACCAGAATAAGGGAAACTCCGCTTCAAGTTCTCAATAAGCTTATGACGTAATGAGGTCCAATTATCACCGCCATAAATATCACTATTCTCCGCAACAGGGCTAAAATTAGGTTTAAAGCCGTGATGCATTCCTTCAATAATTGCAAGCATTTTTTGTTCAGGAAAGCTACTTTCAACAGATACCTGAGAAATCTTTCCATGAAAACTCACATCTTTTCGTTTTGCTCTATTTTCATTAGCGCTTTGCAACTGAGGAAAATCTTTAACATTACCAAGCCAAGATGTGTATATCATCCGTTGAAAATCTGGACTAATCTTTCCAACATCATGTATAGACGCAAAAAACGGAGCCGATTCTGTAAGAATCTGCTTCATATTATCAATTAAAGACCTGCATAATTCCTCTGCAACAAAACCCGTTATCAAGCAATGCTCAGCAACAGAAACACCGGGCTTTGATTCGCCCGTTTTTTCATCAACAACAAGTTTAGCAAGGCACATACCCAATGGAAGAGCCTCTATATCTTTACTAAAAAAAGTTTTTTGTTTACATCCAAGCATAAATCACATATAATATAAGTAGTCACTGCGTCATTTTTTGACGCAATGACTACTTAGTGGCGTAAATTTTTATTAACATTTCGCAAAAAAAATTGAAAGAAATTCACAATGAGCTGGAAAACTTTCAAAAAAGGATAACAAAGAAGGTCTTCATCTATATAAAAAAATGTCCATATTGATGTTGACAAAATTCAAAAAGTGGCGATAAAATCGTCTCTAACGGCGCAATTAGGAATAGAACATATTCCATGAAAAAAGTGCGGCATTTCCTACCCACAAAAATAAAATTATATTTAACTTCGATTGCTGCAAGGAACTCCGATGCGAAAGAAACCGTCAGAACTGGATTTTGAAGAATACATTCGTCAGGTCGAGCCCGCCAAGCGGGAAAAGTCCTACGCATGGTCTACGGCTATCGGCTTGCAGCAGGTTGATGGCCTGACGCCTTCAGATTATCTGCTCGAAGTTGCCAAGAAAAACATCGAGGGGAAAATTTCCCTGAACAAGGCGCAAGCGCTCATTGATTCTTATTACGAATCGAAGACTGAACGGGCGGATGACCAGGACGAAACGGAAGAAGCGGACAAGGTTTCGACCCGCATTGCACAGGTTT
The DNA window shown above is from uncultured Fibrobacter sp. and carries:
- the cas3 gene encoding CRISPR-associated helicase Cas3', with product MLGCKQKTFFSKDIEALPLGMCLAKLVVDEKTGESKPGVSVAEHCLITGFVAEELCRSLIDNMKQILTESAPFFASIHDVGKISPDFQRMIYTSWLGNVKDFPQLQSANENRAKRKDVSFHGKISQVSVESSFPEQKMLAIIEGMHHGFKPNFSPVAENSDIYGGDNWTSLRHKLIENLKRSFPYSGSNNLNEWKQACVIGGFITVADWLASGGYFGNIQQNHSYSKDDLKKIAHRAVHNAGFIPLSIKKGLQFEDIFGFSPRKIQSDLFESVSSPGVYVLEAPMGLGKTEAALYAAYKMLEKGLASGIYFGLPTQLTSNKIYERVQLFLEKIVGEESSYCLKLLHSSAWLEEDAFGEDAKVGKSWFDSKKRGILAPFAVGTIDQALMAAMNVKHSMVRAFGLAGKVVILDEVHSYDSYTGTIMNALVDELKHIGCTVIILSATLTSSQKKKILDLPFEQVLNDSYPLISSQTDKTFSEISSLGESNRNVSIQISKDDKKAFDVALEKAENGEQVLWIENTVADAQDVFKKLAAKSAEMGLECGLIHSRFIKKQRSEIENKWVSLYGKNGYSKRNTCGRILVGTQVLEQSIDIDADYLITRICP